A DNA window from Candidatus Bathyarchaeota archaeon contains the following coding sequences:
- a CDS encoding transcription factor S, with protein sequence MEFCVKCGKRLVAEKKGKKDVVWVCPKCGFKKSVDASEKIVVPLTIKEPKPFQESITVIGKEAQKLRTMPTMRIECPKCGNNLALVWQVQTRGSDESSTQFFRCTKCNFTFREYT encoded by the coding sequence TTGGAGTTTTGTGTGAAGTGTGGAAAGAGGCTTGTAGCTGAGAAGAAGGGAAAAAAAGATGTGGTTTGGGTTTGTCCAAAATGTGGTTTTAAGAAAAGTGTTGATGCTAGTGAGAAGATTGTTGTTCCCTTGACTATAAAGGAGCCAAAGCCTTTTCAGGAGTCTATCACGGTGATTGGCAAAGAGGCGCAGAAGTTGCGAACTATGCCTACTATGAGAATTGAGTGCCCGAAATGTGGAAACAATTTGGCGCTTGTTTGGCAGGTGCAGACGCGGGGCAGTGATGAGTCGTCGACGCAGTTTTTTAGATGTACAAAGTGCAATTTCACGTTTAGAGAGTATACATAG
- the albA gene encoding DNA-binding protein Alba, whose product MNYVVACLTYFNSGEKNICVKARGRAISTAVDTVELLRRAFTKDVELKSIVIGTEEVQREEGRKSNVSTIEIALARP is encoded by the coding sequence ATGAACTATGTAGTTGCATGCCTTACCTACTTCAATTCAGGTGAGAAGAACATCTGCGTCAAAGCCAGAGGGCGAGCGATCAGCACGGCCGTTGATACTGTCGAGTTGTTGCGACGCGCCTTCACAAAAGACGTAGAGCTAAAAAGCATCGTTATCGGCACCGAAGAGGTACAAAGAGAAGAGGGAAGAAAAAGCAACGTCTCAACCATCGAGATAGCTCTGGCTCGACCATAG
- a CDS encoding 2-oxoglutarate oxidoreductase — protein MQVELEKVFERPRALRPVVTHYCPGCGHGIAHRLVAEVIDELGIREKTVGVAPVGCSVLLYNYLDVDMYEAAHGRAPAVATGCKRVHPELVVFTYQGDGDFASIGTAEAVHAAARGEKITTIFINNAIYGMTGGQMAPTTLIGQKTTTSPMGRIPERAGYPIRMAELLSTLDGAAYIARVAVNNAKHIIHAKKAIKKAFETQIKGLGYSMVEVLSQCPTDWRMSPVEAVKWVEEKMVPYYPLGEFKVPKEG, from the coding sequence ATGCAAGTGGAACTTGAGAAGGTTTTTGAACGACCAAGGGCCCTGCGTCCTGTGGTGACCCATTATTGCCCGGGCTGTGGGCATGGGATTGCTCATCGTCTCGTGGCGGAAGTGATAGACGAGTTGGGAATTAGGGAGAAAACTGTTGGTGTTGCGCCTGTAGGTTGTTCGGTTCTTCTCTACAACTATCTTGATGTTGATATGTATGAAGCCGCGCATGGTCGTGCGCCCGCGGTTGCAACTGGCTGTAAACGAGTTCACCCTGAACTGGTTGTTTTCACTTACCAAGGTGATGGCGACTTCGCTTCTATAGGGACTGCAGAAGCGGTTCATGCAGCCGCTCGAGGAGAAAAAATAACCACGATTTTCATTAACAATGCAATCTATGGAATGACTGGTGGGCAGATGGCGCCTACAACGCTTATCGGACAGAAAACCACAACCTCGCCCATGGGGCGGATTCCAGAGCGCGCCGGCTATCCAATTAGGATGGCAGAGTTGCTTTCAACACTTGACGGTGCGGCGTACATTGCAAGAGTTGCCGTGAACAATGCTAAACACATCATACATGCTAAGAAAGCCATAAAGAAGGCGTTTGAGACACAAATAAAAGGTTTAGGCTACTCCATGGTTGAAGTCTTATCGCAGTGTCCAACTGATTGGCGTATGAGTCCCGTCGAGGCAGTAAAATGGGTTGAAGAGAAAATGGTGCCATATTATCCGTTAGGCGAATTCAAAGTTCCAAAAGAGGGTTGA
- a CDS encoding 2-oxoacid:acceptor oxidoreductase family protein codes for MQEIRWHGRGGQGAWTASELLAKAAILEGKHIQSFPEFGPERMGAPLAAYTRISNDPIRLHCAVYNPNVAVVLDPTLLKTVRVTDGLTEDGVLIVNTKERPAELRKKLNVTSQKTWTVPATDIAIKILNVPITNTAMLGATIRAVSLVSLENIEKAIRERFRQELAERNIAVLKEAYREAKTE; via the coding sequence ATTCAAGAAATACGATGGCATGGCAGAGGAGGACAAGGAGCATGGACGGCGAGCGAACTTCTAGCAAAAGCTGCCATTCTTGAAGGAAAACACATCCAGTCGTTCCCCGAGTTCGGACCTGAACGCATGGGCGCTCCTCTGGCGGCCTACACACGAATCAGCAATGACCCCATTAGACTCCACTGCGCAGTTTATAACCCAAACGTAGCAGTGGTTCTTGACCCGACACTTTTGAAAACGGTTAGGGTGACTGACGGCCTCACCGAAGACGGAGTGCTAATCGTCAACACCAAAGAACGCCCCGCAGAACTCAGGAAAAAATTGAATGTCACTTCCCAAAAAACCTGGACTGTTCCGGCAACTGATATCGCTATCAAAATACTAAACGTCCCCATCACAAACACTGCCATGCTCGGCGCTACAATCCGTGCAGTCTCTCTAGTGAGCCTAGAGAACATTGAAAAAGCTATCAGAGAACGTTTCCGACAGGAATTAGCGGAAAGAAATATCGCAGTATTAAAGGAGGCGTACAGGGAGGCAAAAACGGAATGA
- a CDS encoding acetyl ornithine aminotransferase family protein: protein MSNYPKIVVTPPGPKARELAKRDERVISQSFVRFYPLAIQSGKGCIIRDVDGNEFIDFNSGLVCLNVGHSHPKIIEAVKSQLDRFLHYSVTDFLYREVVDVAEKLVEITPGRWEKKVFFGNSGAETVEAGAKLARWHTRKQLYIAFTSAFHGRTFGGMSFTASKPVQRRYFFPLVPGVTHVPYGYCYRCPFKLTYPDCHYWCIDFIDEYVLQKYIPPEEVAAFVFEPIQGEGGYVVPPPEYFPRLKKLADKYGILMMDDEVQAGMGRTGKWFAIEHWGVEPDIICIAKSIAAGLPLGAMVAKASIMDWEGGSHASTFGGNPVSCAAASAVIDVIQDEGLRENAAKQGVYIMKRLEELKEESNIVGDVRGKGLMIGIELVEDKVSKKPAAKKAAEVMTRSWKRGVAVITCGKSTIRLAPPLIITRELVDAGLDIIEDAIKHVEKEG, encoded by the coding sequence ATGTCAAATTATCCAAAAATTGTTGTTACTCCTCCAGGACCGAAGGCGCGAGAGCTTGCGAAACGAGACGAGAGGGTAATTTCACAGTCGTTTGTGCGATTTTATCCTCTGGCAATACAGAGTGGGAAGGGCTGTATAATTCGCGATGTGGACGGAAACGAATTCATAGACTTCAACTCTGGCCTTGTATGTCTAAACGTAGGGCACAGCCATCCAAAGATAATAGAGGCAGTAAAAAGCCAATTAGACCGTTTTCTGCACTATTCCGTTACTGACTTCCTATATCGAGAAGTCGTGGATGTGGCTGAGAAACTGGTTGAAATTACTCCTGGCCGGTGGGAAAAAAAAGTTTTTTTCGGCAATAGCGGTGCCGAGACTGTTGAAGCTGGAGCGAAACTTGCAAGGTGGCACACGCGAAAACAATTGTATATAGCCTTCACCAGCGCGTTCCACGGTAGAACCTTTGGCGGAATGTCCTTCACAGCTAGCAAACCCGTTCAGAGACGCTACTTCTTTCCCTTGGTTCCAGGCGTAACCCATGTGCCTTATGGTTACTGTTACCGTTGTCCCTTCAAACTCACCTACCCAGACTGCCACTACTGGTGCATAGATTTCATTGACGAATACGTACTGCAAAAATATATCCCTCCCGAAGAAGTTGCAGCTTTCGTCTTTGAACCGATACAAGGCGAAGGCGGCTACGTTGTACCTCCACCCGAATATTTCCCAAGGCTCAAGAAGTTGGCAGACAAGTATGGCATATTGATGATGGATGATGAGGTGCAGGCGGGAATGGGGAGAACTGGTAAATGGTTTGCAATTGAGCATTGGGGCGTTGAGCCAGATATAATATGCATTGCCAAATCCATAGCAGCAGGGTTGCCTCTTGGCGCCATGGTTGCAAAAGCCTCAATAATGGACTGGGAAGGCGGTTCTCACGCAAGCACTTTTGGCGGAAACCCAGTATCTTGTGCCGCTGCGTCAGCGGTTATTGATGTAATTCAAGATGAGGGGCTGAGAGAGAACGCTGCGAAGCAAGGCGTTTACATTATGAAGCGGCTTGAGGAGCTTAAAGAAGAAAGCAACATTGTCGGCGACGTACGTGGAAAGGGTTTGATGATTGGCATAGAACTCGTTGAGGACAAGGTCAGCAAAAAGCCTGCAGCAAAAAAGGCAGCAGAGGTCATGACGCGAAGTTGGAAACGAGGCGTGGCGGTGATAACCTGTGGCAAGTCAACAATACGATTGGCGCCTCCCCTCATTATAACGCGGGAACTTGTGGACGCAGGGCTGGACATCATAGAGGACGCAATCAAACATGTAGAAAAAGAAGGCTAA
- a CDS encoding 3-methyl-2-oxobutanoate dehydrogenase subunit VorB: MMEKKFMTGNEAIAESAIQAGCRHFFGYPITPQSEIPEYMSKRLPEVGGIYLQAESEVAAINMLFGAAGAGARVMTSSSSPGISLMQEGISYMVGAQLPCVIVNIMRGGPGLGGIQPSQSDYFQATKGGGHGDYHLLVLAPHTVQEAVSLTMEAFDLADKYRNPVLVLGDGYIGQMMEPVEFKETTPSKLPPKEWILTGAKGRPPNLVKSLYLDPEALEKHNLEINRKIQEMIANEVRVETYQTDDAEVIIAAYGTVARIAKTAIRVLREKGVKVGMVRPITVFPFPYDTFRKMADRVGKFLVVEMSLGQMVEDVRLGLCGEANIRFYGRTGGMVPSYDEIVAETEKFVKEAC, from the coding sequence ATGATGGAGAAAAAGTTTATGACTGGGAACGAAGCGATCGCTGAGTCGGCGATTCAAGCGGGTTGCCGACACTTTTTTGGCTATCCCATAACTCCCCAAAGCGAGATTCCTGAGTATATGTCAAAACGTCTTCCTGAAGTTGGAGGAATATATCTCCAAGCCGAAAGTGAGGTAGCCGCGATCAACATGCTTTTCGGCGCTGCTGGTGCCGGTGCAAGAGTGATGACATCCTCTTCTAGCCCTGGAATCAGCCTCATGCAAGAAGGAATCTCATACATGGTTGGTGCCCAACTTCCCTGCGTAATAGTGAATATCATGCGTGGGGGTCCTGGACTGGGCGGTATACAGCCTTCGCAATCCGATTACTTCCAAGCCACTAAAGGCGGAGGACATGGCGACTATCATCTGCTTGTGCTGGCGCCCCACACCGTGCAGGAGGCGGTTTCACTTACGATGGAAGCCTTCGACTTGGCCGACAAGTATCGCAATCCTGTACTAGTTTTAGGGGACGGTTACATTGGTCAAATGATGGAACCCGTTGAATTCAAAGAGACAACGCCATCGAAACTTCCCCCAAAGGAATGGATCCTTACAGGTGCCAAGGGGCGTCCTCCAAATTTGGTTAAGAGCCTCTACCTTGATCCTGAAGCTTTAGAAAAACACAATCTGGAAATAAACCGCAAAATTCAAGAGATGATTGCGAATGAGGTGCGTGTTGAAACCTATCAAACCGACGACGCTGAGGTTATTATTGCTGCTTATGGGACGGTGGCGAGAATTGCAAAAACTGCAATCAGAGTTCTCCGTGAAAAAGGTGTCAAGGTAGGGATGGTGCGTCCGATTACAGTTTTTCCGTTTCCCTACGACACATTTAGAAAGATGGCTGATAGAGTAGGCAAGTTTTTGGTGGTTGAGATGAGCCTTGGGCAGATGGTTGAAGACGTTAGGCTCGGCTTGTGCGGTGAAGCCAACATCCGCTTTTATGGGCGAACCGGAGGTATGGTTCCGAGTTATGATGAGATAGTTGCTGAAACAGAAAAGTTCGTAAAGGAGGCGTGTTGA
- a CDS encoding 2-oxoacid:acceptor oxidoreductase family protein — MEKTVGKPVYANVIMAGFGGQGLMFIGKLLAYSAMKAGKHVTWIPSYGPEMRGGTANCTVVISGEEIGSPVITSPQALIIMNNPSLEAFEPRLQTQGLLFLNNSLITRQLRREDVKAIAVPANDIAVEIGEKRTANMVMLGAYVARTEVVSKESILEGLKEFFGKKIQFLDVNTKAFEKGMEYGKR; from the coding sequence ATGGAAAAAACAGTTGGAAAACCTGTTTATGCCAACGTCATAATGGCTGGTTTCGGCGGCCAAGGATTGATGTTTATTGGAAAGCTTTTAGCGTACAGCGCCATGAAAGCTGGAAAACATGTTACATGGATACCTTCTTACGGCCCAGAAATGCGTGGAGGAACCGCCAACTGCACAGTCGTCATATCAGGCGAAGAAATAGGTTCTCCAGTCATAACCTCGCCGCAAGCATTGATAATTATGAATAACCCCTCTTTGGAAGCATTTGAACCTCGGCTGCAAACTCAAGGATTGCTATTTCTCAACAATTCGTTAATCACCCGTCAACTCAGAAGAGAAGATGTTAAGGCTATTGCAGTACCAGCGAACGACATCGCAGTGGAAATTGGCGAAAAAAGAACGGCTAACATGGTAATGCTTGGAGCTTATGTGGCGCGGACAGAGGTTGTCTCTAAGGAAAGCATCCTGGAAGGTCTGAAAGAATTTTTTGGAAAGAAAATCCAATTTCTCGACGTAAACACGAAGGCCTTCGAAAAAGGAATGGAATACGGCAAACGCTGA
- a CDS encoding ferredoxin family protein: MGKIVIDEKTCKGCTLCVDACPFRLIQISQRINPKGYYPAEFVDPEGKCTGCTLCAITCPDVAIEVYREKKKVGGEK, from the coding sequence ATGGGTAAAATAGTAATCGATGAGAAGACATGCAAGGGCTGCACGCTCTGTGTTGACGCCTGCCCATTCCGTCTCATACAAATCTCTCAACGAATTAACCCTAAAGGCTACTATCCCGCAGAGTTCGTTGACCCCGAAGGAAAATGTACTGGCTGCACTCTGTGCGCCATAACATGCCCGGATGTAGCCATAGAAGTTTACAGAGAAAAAAAGAAGGTTGGAGGAGAGAAATGA
- a CDS encoding site-specific DNA-methyltransferase: MKRTNKKRGGKGPPNRMNDLSYKNWMKFQKSFFIFESVENLVEECIFFFTKSRWPNGNPSRILVLDKKEVTYSGKHFGERIIKKVSNFENHHNIMRILKSELNGSRAYDFLFIDFRQMIRDKSEFDDFAAVYSSRLSELMRKILVPKRYCAILIDFLGRSSTSFPIPWFFALACREHLRLRDEKVALVNFYDKTKDVDEAQDLANEAHSNEEDHRSVYYLLVFQATDDRRSPFRPSEEYLRLAKSPPSIPPWIIVKPTPRSKTELYHPAKFPEELIEPFIEFFTKPGETILDPMAGTGSTLIAAARTGRNALGMDINQEFVNVSNERLLSQMPTRLDKWIPQGDRDHPPHNNKLDIKMVQGDAMKIMENPTCKRMTFDYCITSPPYWSVLRNRGSEYQKSRRKRRLLQYYSNDPNDLGNIDNYERFLEALKEVYAQVATLLKPRGLLTVIVKNVKREHVIYPLAWDLTLRLCGKRGNYDYLGNTLWCQDDVKIRPFALGIVWVSNIFHHFCLHFKKRENI; the protein is encoded by the coding sequence GTGAAAAGGACAAATAAAAAACGAGGCGGAAAAGGACCTCCAAATCGTATGAACGATTTGTCCTATAAAAACTGGATGAAGTTTCAGAAAAGCTTCTTCATATTTGAGAGTGTTGAAAATTTAGTTGAAGAATGCATTTTCTTCTTCACTAAGAGCAGGTGGCCAAATGGCAACCCCTCTCGAATACTTGTCCTGGACAAAAAAGAAGTTACCTATTCAGGGAAACATTTTGGTGAGAGGATAATCAAAAAGGTGAGCAACTTTGAAAATCATCATAATATAATGAGAATTCTTAAATCAGAACTTAACGGGTCTAGAGCGTATGATTTCTTGTTCATCGACTTCAGGCAAATGATAAGAGACAAAAGCGAATTTGATGATTTTGCCGCAGTATACTCGTCTAGACTTTCTGAATTGATGAGAAAAATCCTTGTTCCAAAGCGTTATTGTGCTATCCTGATTGATTTCTTAGGAAGATCTTCCACTTCATTCCCAATCCCATGGTTTTTTGCGTTGGCCTGTCGAGAGCATCTTCGTTTAAGGGATGAGAAAGTAGCATTAGTGAACTTCTATGACAAGACAAAGGATGTTGACGAAGCTCAAGATCTGGCTAATGAGGCGCATAGCAATGAAGAAGATCATAGAAGTGTCTACTATCTTCTTGTTTTTCAAGCAACAGATGACAGAAGAAGTCCTTTCAGACCGTCTGAGGAATATCTAAGATTAGCAAAGAGCCCACCGAGTATCCCTCCTTGGATCATTGTCAAACCGACCCCACGGAGTAAAACCGAATTATATCATCCCGCCAAATTCCCTGAAGAACTGATTGAACCATTCATCGAATTCTTCACAAAACCTGGTGAGACAATACTCGATCCAATGGCAGGAACTGGAAGCACTTTGATTGCTGCAGCCAGAACTGGAAGAAATGCCCTCGGTATGGATATTAACCAAGAATTCGTCAACGTGTCAAATGAAAGGCTTCTGTCTCAGATGCCAACACGTCTTGATAAGTGGATTCCACAGGGTGACAGGGATCATCCACCGCATAACAACAAGTTGGATATAAAGATGGTTCAAGGTGATGCTATGAAAATAATGGAAAATCCAACCTGCAAAAGAATGACCTTTGACTATTGTATAACGAGTCCCCCCTATTGGTCTGTTTTGAGAAACCGTGGAAGTGAATACCAGAAATCACGTAGAAAGCGACGCTTGCTTCAATATTACTCAAATGACCCTAACGATCTAGGAAACATTGACAATTATGAGAGGTTCTTAGAAGCATTAAAGGAGGTTTATGCGCAAGTGGCAACCTTGCTGAAACCTCGTGGTCTCTTAACAGTTATCGTGAAAAATGTGAAACGAGAGCATGTCATCTACCCACTGGCTTGGGATTTGACATTGCGATTATGTGGGAAAAGGGGAAACTATGACTATCTAGGAAACACTCTATGGTGCCAAGATGATGTCAAAATTCGACCTTTCGCCCTTGGAATAGTCTGGGTCAGCAATATTTTCCATCACTTTTGTTTGCATTTCAAGAAGAGAGAAAACATCTAG
- a CDS encoding ribbon-helix-helix protein, CopG family → MGKKVKTSVSLDEDVLKWMDEQIATKRFRNRSHLMEYAIEQLRRNV, encoded by the coding sequence ATGGGTAAAAAAGTTAAGACAAGCGTCTCATTGGATGAAGATGTTTTGAAATGGATGGATGAGCAAATTGCAACAAAGAGATTTAGAAATAGAAGCCATCTGATGGAGTATGCCATAGAGCAATTGCGTAGAAACGTTTGA
- a CDS encoding ATP-dependent helicase encodes MGILASAGSGKTRTLVARVIHAIRVEELKPCDIVAFTFTERAANELRSRIFLELADLGPELSRMFIGTIHSFCYRYLMQDKRFINFEALDEINTEALVYRLYDYLGLDESYGMSFSKNIERFLMDYELYENELLEVTVLPPEIRNVIARFVDILLKNRLLTFGSMIRYAVKNLTSQTHESEIKHLLVDEFQDVNPAQLRLIKAMIGDSAKLTVVGDDLQSIYQWRGSDVSLLLNFKNQFPGAKLHVLDTNYRSAYHIVEMAETFAKTIEPRHEKEMRAFSEKKPSRNVLFQEASDEDHQSTLMGELILKLKSQGYQWRNIAVLLRSARTSAPPILRALRHLGIPFFSPQVSIDGTVITEVFVPLFKLLSAETEPRNEEEEAEQDRLIQRFSVGIENFFQSSIDEISSFLEKWKSDIQMNKRKAYNVRLYLFEFFKNLGVQLSGDEVDLLPQIGTLTQIIRSVEEIHRRNLKGFSRRPSLEAVYKEISYMLATRSDDFGETNMMMTSVDAVIVTTVHQAKGLEWPIVIAPSVIAGRFPVRARAHETPFDDEIAGRYGTSETDERRLFYVATTRAMDALYILGFRQKKANVSKFIKDLHKAKQLKTVHLTNISGEDLPRPMKQPVTKDSISTSLSDLLTYHECPFQYHLRRNSGIYPPIRDDLGFGRSLHEIIQRRAMEPDSVQLSKLVQEYTHIPFESTRELEIHKQAITRRVKRIISLGLLKGQTRGEVDIGIFMENATITGKIDCLVKNRNAESFTILDWKSSIRKEFLKRYLTQIQFYVLALKHSGASVSNAYLVDIKRTYEENKPNLVEVDISPQALKSLEKDLEQDLKGLREFIFTPKSSLGSCLGCDVNSICGFAKIEGSR; translated from the coding sequence GTGGGCATTTTAGCCTCAGCGGGTTCGGGAAAAACTAGGACACTAGTTGCACGAGTTATTCATGCCATAAGAGTAGAAGAACTAAAGCCTTGTGACATTGTGGCTTTTACTTTCACAGAGCGAGCTGCCAATGAGTTGAGATCTAGAATTTTTCTTGAACTAGCAGATCTTGGACCCGAGCTCTCAAGGATGTTTATTGGTACAATACATAGTTTTTGTTATCGTTATCTTATGCAAGATAAACGTTTCATCAATTTTGAGGCTCTTGATGAGATAAATACAGAAGCACTTGTTTATAGGCTCTATGATTATCTTGGTTTGGATGAATCCTACGGGATGAGTTTTTCGAAGAACATAGAGAGGTTCTTGATGGATTACGAACTCTATGAAAATGAGCTTCTTGAAGTGACAGTCCTTCCGCCCGAAATCCGAAATGTGATAGCTAGGTTTGTAGATATTCTTCTAAAAAACAGATTGTTGACTTTTGGTTCTATGATCCGTTATGCTGTTAAGAATCTTACCTCGCAAACGCATGAATCTGAGATTAAGCATCTTCTTGTAGACGAGTTTCAGGATGTAAATCCAGCTCAATTGAGACTTATCAAAGCGATGATAGGAGATTCAGCAAAACTAACCGTTGTTGGAGATGACTTGCAATCCATCTATCAATGGAGAGGGTCAGATGTTTCGCTATTGCTGAACTTCAAAAATCAATTTCCAGGAGCCAAACTTCATGTTCTTGACACCAATTATCGCTCTGCTTATCATATAGTGGAAATGGCAGAGACGTTTGCTAAAACAATCGAACCGAGACACGAGAAGGAAATGAGAGCATTTTCAGAGAAGAAGCCATCTAGAAATGTGCTCTTCCAAGAAGCTTCTGATGAGGACCATCAGTCGACTCTGATGGGTGAGTTGATTCTGAAACTAAAAAGTCAAGGTTATCAATGGAGAAATATTGCGGTTCTTCTCAGATCTGCCAGAACTTCAGCCCCACCAATTCTTAGAGCTCTTAGACATTTAGGCATTCCCTTTTTCAGTCCCCAGGTCAGTATCGATGGGACCGTGATTACAGAAGTTTTTGTTCCTCTATTTAAGCTCCTTTCTGCTGAAACGGAACCAAGGAATGAAGAGGAAGAGGCTGAACAAGACAGACTTATTCAAAGATTTTCGGTTGGAATTGAGAACTTTTTTCAATCCAGTATCGATGAAATCAGCTCGTTTTTAGAAAAATGGAAATCTGACATTCAAATGAATAAAAGGAAGGCTTACAATGTTCGATTGTACCTTTTTGAGTTTTTCAAGAATTTGGGTGTTCAATTAAGCGGGGATGAAGTTGACCTTCTACCACAGATAGGGACTCTCACTCAGATAATTCGATCTGTTGAAGAAATTCATCGCAGGAATCTTAAAGGGTTTTCGAGAAGGCCTTCTCTTGAAGCAGTCTACAAAGAAATCTCGTATATGCTCGCCACACGAAGTGATGACTTCGGAGAAACAAATATGATGATGACTTCAGTTGATGCAGTCATAGTCACAACGGTACACCAAGCAAAAGGGCTTGAGTGGCCAATAGTCATTGCTCCTTCAGTAATTGCAGGAAGATTTCCTGTGAGGGCAAGAGCCCATGAAACACCATTTGATGACGAGATAGCAGGAAGATATGGGACATCAGAGACCGACGAAAGAAGATTGTTTTATGTTGCAACAACCCGAGCTATGGATGCCCTATACATACTCGGATTCAGACAAAAGAAAGCAAACGTTTCAAAGTTTATTAAGGATCTTCACAAAGCAAAGCAATTGAAAACAGTGCACCTTACAAATATCTCTGGCGAAGACCTTCCAAGACCGATGAAACAACCGGTCACCAAAGATAGCATTTCTACTAGTTTGTCGGATCTGTTGACATACCATGAATGCCCCTTCCAATATCATCTTCGAAGAAATTCAGGGATATATCCCCCTATCCGAGATGACTTGGGTTTTGGCCGTTCTCTTCATGAAATTATCCAACGAAGAGCTATGGAGCCTGATTCAGTTCAATTGTCGAAACTCGTGCAAGAATATACCCATATCCCATTTGAATCCACTAGAGAGTTGGAGATACATAAACAGGCTATAACGCGACGAGTTAAGAGAATAATCTCACTTGGACTATTAAAGGGTCAAACACGCGGTGAGGTTGACATTGGGATTTTCATGGAAAATGCCACGATCACTGGCAAAATAGATTGTCTAGTTAAGAATCGAAACGCAGAGAGTTTCACGATCCTTGATTGGAAATCTTCGATTCGTAAAGAGTTCTTGAAGCGTTACTTAACTCAGATTCAATTTTATGTGCTAGCATTGAAACATTCTGGAGCGTCTGTGTCAAATGCATATCTTGTCGACATAAAAAGAACATATGAAGAGAACAAACCCAACCTGGTCGAAGTAGATATTTCGCCCCAGGCACTGAAAAGCCTCGAGAAAGATCTAGAACAAGATTTAAAGGGGTTGAGAGAATTCATTTTCACACCAAAGAGTTCTCTGGGTAGTTGTCTAGGATGCGATGTCAACTCAATTTGTGGATTCGCAAAGATAGAGGGATCTAGATGA